The nucleotide sequence AAAAGGATTCCAAGGAATATCCGTGACTCCGTATTCCAATCCGCTTTGTAATAATGCTGTGGAGATCTGGCTGCGATGATGAGTCTGATGATTGAAAAAATGAGTGATCAGAAGCCAAATCGGTAAAGTGATCTCCTTTTTGTACATGTAGCTGTAAAACTTCAGATCTTGTGTAAGCCACTCTGAGGTAATGGTTTTTACCCACTCCGAAATCGTCGAATCTAATTCGGTCCTGAGCTTTTTGAGTTCCGCCAAACCTGAAAATTGCATC is from Leptospira sp. WS58.C1 and encodes:
- a CDS encoding DinB family protein encodes the protein MIDPEYCVALAEYNRWQNESLLTVSEKLKPGELNEDKKLFFGSMAKTWNHIVMMDLSWLDRFHSRPIQKLDFQEMQFSGLAELKKLRTELDSTISEWVKTITSEWLTQDLKFYSYMYKKEITLPIWLLITHFFNHQTHHRSQISTALLQSGLEYGVTDIPWNPFYPKSR